In a genomic window of Rhododendron vialii isolate Sample 1 chromosome 12a, ASM3025357v1:
- the LOC131310451 gene encoding beta-1,3-galactosyltransferase GALT1: protein MLHKGVSSEMKKWYVGVLVASLFMLVILLRYGITKYPVSENYLTSSFAPNKTKPLEWINSGAPPAVQNPENGSQVVPADTIISALFAQRNLSNEGKQTLQTWNHLKHLIENAHVLPNAIKATKEAGHAWNDLMASVEAERLAYGNESFHRKGKEKQCPHFLSEMNATGLDNSGFKLQVPCGLTQGSSITVIGIPSGLLGNFRIDLTGELLPGESDPPIILHYNVRLHGDKITDGPVIVQNTWTAAHDWGEEERCPSPDPKKIKKVDELEQCNKMVGKDDNRVLAVGTHSNDSRKFVSDGSKTKTYFPFKQGYLSVATLRVGTEGIQMTVDGKHITSFTVRESLEPWLVSEVRISGDIKLISVVASGLPTSEDTDHIIDLDALISPPLPYRKPLDLFVGVFSTANNFKRRMAVRRTWMQYPAVRSGAVVVRFFVGLHRNQMVNDELWNEAQTYHDIQLMPFVDYYSLITWKTLAICIFGTEVVSPKFVMKTDDDSFVRVDEVLASLNRINVIHGLLYGLINSDSQPHRNPDSKWYITNEEWADAKYPPFAHGPGYVVSSDIAKAVCKKHKKGRLKMFKLEDVAMGMWIADVQKGGLKVRYEKDERIFNEGCKDGYVVAHYQGPREMLCLWQKLNEGKRAKCCGE, encoded by the exons ATGCTGCATAAGGGTGTTTCATCAGAAATGAAGAAATGGTACGTAGGTGTTTTAGTTGCATCCTTGTTTATGTTGGTCATTCTTCTGAGGTACGGAATCACGAAGTATCCTGTCAGCGAAAATTATCTTACAAGTTCCTTCGCCCCCAATAAAACTAAGCCTCTTGAATGGATCAATTCTGGAGCTCCACCTGCAGTTCAGAATCCAGAGAATGGTTCTCAGGTGGTTCCTGCCGATACCATAATCTCCGCTCTTTTTGCTCAGAGAAACCTCTCCAATGAAGGGAAGCAAACTTTGCAAACATGGAACCATCTGAAACACTTAATAGAAAATGCTCATGTATTACCTAATGCAATAAAGGCAACTAAGGAAGCTGGACATGCTTGGAATGACCTTATGGCTTCGGTTGAAGCAGAAAGGCTTGCATATGGAAATGAAAGTTTCCataggaaaggaaaagagaaacaatGTCCTCATTTTCTGAGTGAAATGAATGCCACAGGGCTTGATAATAGTGGTTTTAAGTTGCAGGTTCCATGTGGTCTGACTCAGGGTTCTTCCATTACGGTTATTGGCATTCCAAGTGGTCTTCTTGGTAATTTTCGGATTGACCTTACTGGGGAACTACTTCCAGGGGAGTCAGATCCACCCATTATATTACATTACAATGTTAGGCTTCATGGTGATAAGATAACTGACGGCCCTGTAATTGTACAAAATACATGGACTGCTGCTCATGACTGGGGTGAAGAGGAGCGTTGCCCTTCTCCTGACCCGAAGAAGATTAAGAAAG TGGATGAGTTGGAACAGTGCAACAAGATGGTGGGAAAAGATGATAACCGGGTCTTGGCAGTTGGTACACACTCCAATGATTCGAGAAAGTTTGTCTCCGACGGATCTAAAACAAAAACATATTTTCCATTCAAGCAGGGTTATCTGTCTGTTGCAACACTTAGAGTGGGAACAGAAGGAATCCAGATGACAGTCGACGGAAAGCATATTACATCTTTTACTGTTCGCGAA AGTTTGGAGCCATGGCTGGTCAGTGAAGTAAGAATTTCAGGAGACATTAAATTAATATCTGTCGTTGCTAGTGGTTTACCAACATCAGAAGATACAGACCACATAATTGACTTAGATGCACTCATATCACCACCGCTTCCGTATCGAAAGCCATTGGATCTCTTCGTAGGTGTTTTCTCCACAGCAAACAATTTTAAACGTAGGATGGCTGTTCGGAGAACATGGATGCAGTATCCTGCAGTGCGGTCTGGGGCAGTTGTTGTGcgattttttgttggtttg CATAGAAACCAGATGGTGAATGATGAGCTTTGGAATGAAGCACAGACATATCACGACATACAGCTGATGCCGTTTGTAGACTACTACAGCTTGATCACCTGGAAGACTCTAGCTATCTGCATCTTTGGG ACTGAGGTGGTCTCCCCGAAGTTTGTCATGAAAACTGACGATGATTCATTTGTTCGGGTGGATGAAGTGCTGGCTTCTTTAAATAGGATAAATGTGATTCATGGGTTGCTTTATGGTCTCATTAATTCAGATTCCCAACCTCATCGGAATCCTGATAGCAAGTGGTATATTACCAATGAG GAATGGGCTGACGCGAAGTACCCTCCTTTTGCTCATGGCCCCGGCTATGTTGTGTCAAGTGACATAGCAAAGGCAGTCTGCAAGAAGCATAAAAAAGGCCGCTTGAAG ATGTTTAAACTGGAGGACGTGGCAATGGGCATGTGGATTGCTGATGTGCAAAAGGGTGGTTTGAAAGTAAGATACGAGAAGGACGAGAGGATCTTTAACGAGGGGTGTAAAGATGGTTATGTTGTTGCTCACTACCAAGGTCCGAGGGAGATGCTCTGTCTGTGGCAGAAACTTAATGAAGGAAAGCGTGCCAAATGCTGTGGCGAATGA